Proteins encoded together in one Desulfosporosinus meridiei DSM 13257 window:
- a CDS encoding GNAT family N-acetyltransferase, whose protein sequence is MSNSIIRRAESTDISALVRLLEILFSIESDFKIDEFKQRKGLEIMLRDDSKGCIMVAENNTQVIGMCTAQILVSTAEGGYVALIEDLVVDNEYRGIGIGKELLSSIEGWAMEKGAKRLQLLADKNNSLALDFYKAIGWNSTQLICLHKK, encoded by the coding sequence ATGTCTAATTCTATAATTAGAAGAGCCGAAAGTACTGATATTTCCGCTCTCGTTAGGTTACTCGAAATTCTTTTTTCAATAGAAAGTGATTTCAAAATTGATGAATTTAAACAACGCAAGGGGCTTGAAATAATGCTGCGGGATGATTCCAAGGGTTGTATTATGGTTGCCGAGAACAATACGCAAGTAATTGGAATGTGCACTGCTCAGATATTAGTCTCTACTGCCGAGGGCGGGTATGTAGCTCTCATTGAAGATCTGGTAGTGGATAATGAATATAGGGGAATAGGCATCGGCAAAGAATTGCTTTCATCCATTGAAGGCTGGGCGATGGAAAAGGGAGCAAAAAGATTGCAGTTATTGGCCGATAAGAATAACAGCTTAGCGTTGGATTTTTACAAAGCCATAGGGTGGAATAGCACCCAATTAATCTGCTTGCACAAGAAGTGA